Proteins from one Drosophila gunungcola strain Sukarami chromosome 3R, Dgunungcola_SK_2, whole genome shotgun sequence genomic window:
- the LOC128261847 gene encoding chaoptin isoform X2, whose product MGLEFFFKFGYAFLTITLMIMIWMSLARASMFAREMEETHYPPCTYNVMCTCSKSSTDLGIVHCKNVPFPALPRMVNQSKVFMLHMENTGLREIEPYFLQSTGMYRLKVSGNHLTEIPDDAFTGLERSLWELILPQNDLVEIPSKSLRHLQKLRHLDLGYNHITHIQHDSFRGLEDSLQTLILRENCISQLQSHSFTGLLILETLDLSGNNLFEIDPNVFVDGMPRLTRLLLTDNILSEIPYDALGPLKSLRTLDISHNVIWSLSGNETYEIKASTKLNLDNLHLEYNHIEVLPPNSFKYFDTVNRTFFDGNPIHTLREDAFKPARIREIYMRYCGLTNISPVAFDSLVNSLQILDLSGNNLTKLHHKLFNNFDVLRVISMRDNKIKIQKPTETFNAVHYTLLKLDLSGDRNDPTNLQTLRKMRNMRSLAISRLGSSTVGPEDFKDFGVELEDLQITRASLSGIQSHAFKHVRGLKRLDFSENGISNIENDAFHEIGHSLISLKMSHGYSGSALPAEPLRHLTSLQELDFSNNHISSMSDTSFHFLKNLRLLELHDNRIEQVLKGTFQGDIHSKLEEISLRFNHLTSVSQHTFFDLEALRKLQLDDNKIDKIERRAFMNLDELEYLSLRGNKMNNLADESFQNLPKLEILDMAFNQLPNFNFDYFDQVGTLSNLNVNVSHNQIRQLMYNSSWSGRNEHGAMYHSNIKILDLSHNNISIIHPGYFRPAEISLTHLHLGYNSLMNTTRDVFGNMPHLQWLDLSYNWIHELDFDAFKNTRQLQLVYFGHNYLSDIPQDIFKPVQGLRIVDFSHNHLRGLPDNLFYNGGMEKLDVSHNMMLKIPSSSLSSLAALTLCELHLSNNFISTIHSMDLSNKFRSLRYLDISYNYLLRIDDAVFATMPKLAVLDLSHNRDLKVMDKSFMGLENSLIKLGLENVSLSTVPEIRLKYLREFRLGYNELPSIPQELAHNMSNLRMLDLSNNDLTNVPLMTQSLPHLRRLMLSGNPITSLNNNSFDGVNEDLEMLDISNFRLHYFEYGCLDSLPHLRSLKLTAYSHLEHFNIPHLLRHHYNVRQLWIEAPQPFTRIVKKGSGPTQEMQTLQLGNPTDLQREMEGHLPSKLTNITFSGPQFSNLNERILRGMRSPYLYMQLFNTSMQALPPNFFKYMGRVRNISLDIRYNNHNLKKIPNPNTGAVPYLPNSVFLTDLKMSHTDLNCDCDLGWVEFWQRKRRQYICSSQTWTDTVFRTFMNSPCQVYGRHNCDDHDDDLRETRCENKGGQQLMEALKFDLECGWDNANCREAAFVVVTVCVAMVFWM is encoded by the exons ATG GGCCTCGAATTCTTCTTTAAGTTCGGCTATGCCTTCTTGACAATAACCCTCATGATCATGATATGGATGTCGCTGGCCCGTGCCTCGATGTTCGCCCGTGAAATGGAGGAGACGCACTACCCGCCCTGCACCTACAACGTGATGTGCACCTGCTCGAAGTCCTCCACAGATTTGGGGATAGTGCACTGCAAGAACGTTCCGTTTCCGGCATTGCCTCGCATGGTAAACCAATCCAAG GTTTTCATGCTGCACATGGAGAACACTGGTCTGCGGGAGATTGAGCCGTACTTTCTGCAGTCCACTGGCATGTACCGACTGAAGGTATCGGGCAACCATCTCACCGAGATCCCGGATGACGCCTTTACCGGACTGGAGCGATCGCTGTGGGAGCTAATTCTGCCGCAGAACGACCTGGTGGAGATCCCCTCCAAGTCGCTGAGGCACCTGCAGAAGCTGCGCCATTTGGACTTGGGCTACAACCACATTACGCACATCCAGCATGACTCGTTCCGCGGACTGGAGGACTCGCTGCAGACGCTGATCCTGCGCGAGAACTGCATCTCGCAGCTGCAGTCGCACAGCTTCACCGGCCTCCTGATCCTGGAGACCCTCGATTTGAGTGGCAACAACCTCTTCGAGATTGACCCGAATGTGTTCGTCGATGGCATGCCCCGACTGACTCGCCTTTTGCTCACGGACAACATCCTCTCGGAGATCCCCTACGATGCCTTGGGTCCGCTGAAGAGCCTTCGCACCTTGGACATCTCCCACAATGTGATCTGGTCGCTCAGTGGCAACGAAACCTACGAAATCAAGGCCAGCACCAAGCTGAATCTGGACAATCTGCACTTGGAGTACAACCACATCGAGGTGCTGCCTCCAAATTCATTCAAATACTTCGATACCGTCAATCGCACCTTCTTCGATGGCAATCCCATACACACACTGAGG GAAGACGCCTTTAAGCCAGCTCGGATAAGGGAGATCTACATGCGTTATTGCGGTCTGACGAACATTTCACCGGTGGCCTTTGATAGCCTGGTCAACAGCCTGCAGATCCTGGACTTGTCAGGCAACAATCTCACCAAGCTGCATCACAAGCTCTTCAACAATTTCGATGTCTTGAG GGTCATAAGCATGCGGGACAACAAGATCAAGATCCAGAAGCCCACGGAAACCTTCAATGCCGTGCACTATACCCTTCTGAAACTGGACCTCAGTGGGGATCGGAATGACCCCACCAATCTGCAGACGCTGCGCAA AATGCGGAACATGCGATCGCTGGCGATATCGCGGCTGGGCTCCTCCACCGTGGGACCCGAGGACTTCAAGGACTTTGGTGTTGAGCTGGAGGATCTGCAGATCACGCGGGCCAGTCTCTCCGGCATTCAATCACATGCCTTCAAGCATGTGCGAGGACTCAAGAGGCTGGACTTTAGCGAGAATGGTATATCCAACATTGAGAATGATGCCTTTCATGAG ATTGGCCACTCTCTGATCTCGCTGAAGATGTCCCACGGTTATTCGGGCAGTGCCTTGCCAGCCGAGCCCCTCAGACATCTGACTTCCCTGCAGGAGCTGGACTTTAGCAACAATCACATCAGCAGCATGAGTGATACCAGTTTCCATTTCCTCAAGAACTTAAGACTTCTCGAACTTCATGACAATCGAATCGAACAGGTCCTGAAGGGCACTTTTCAGGGGGATATCCACTCGAAGCTGGAGGAGATCTCATTGCGCTTCAACCATCTAACCTCCGTTTCCCAGCACACCTTCTTCGATTTGGAAGCTCTGCGAAAACTGCAACTGGATGACAATAAGATCGACAAGATCGAGCGAAGAGCCTTTATGAATCTCGATGAACTGGAGTATCTGAGCTTGAGGGGCAACAAGATGAACAACTTGGCGGACGAGTCCTTCCAGAACCTGCCGAAATTGGAAATCCTGGACATGGCCTTCAATCAGTTGCCCAACTTTAACTTTGATTACTTCGATCAAGTGGGAACGCTGTCCAATCTGAATGTGAATGTCAGCCACAATCAAATCAGACAACTGATGTACAATTCCTCGTGGAGTGGTCGAAATGAACATG GCGCCATGTACCACTCGAACATCAAGATATTGGATCTTTCCCACAACAATATATCCATTATTCATCCCGGATACTTCCGACCTGCTGAAATTTCACTGACACACTTGCATCTGGGTTACAATTCGTTAATG AACACAACTCGTGATGTTTTTGGAAACATGCCCCATTTGCAATGGCTGGATCTAAGCTACAATTGGATCCATGAGCTGGACTTTGATGCTTTTAAGAACACTAGACAGCTACAGTTGGTCTACTTTGGTCACAACTATCTGAGTGATATTCCGCAGGATATATTCAAACCTGTTCAGGGTTTGCGCATCGTTGACTTTTCGCACAATCACCTGAGGGGCCTGCCCGATAATCTTTTCTATAACGGAGGAATGGAAAA ATTGGACGTTTCGCACAACATGATGTTGAAGATCCCCTCCTCATCGTTGTCCAGTTTGGCTGCTCTGACGCTATGTGAATTGCACTTGTCCAACAACTTTATCTCAACCATTCACAGCATGGATTTGTCCAACAAGTTCAGA TCACTTCGCTACTTGGACATATCTTACAATTACTTGTTAAGGATCGATGATGCCGTATTTGCCACCATGCCCAAACTGGCTGTTTTGGATCTCTCCCACAATCGGGACCTCAAAGTGATGGACAAGTCTTTTATGGGTTTGGAAAACTCGCTGATCAAACTGGGTCTGGAAAATGTTTCATTGAGTACTGTGCCCGAAATTCGACTGAAGTATTTGCGTGAGTTCCGCTTGGGTTACAACGAACTGCCATCGATTCCACAGGAATTGGCACACAACATGAGTAATTTGAGGATGCTGGATCTGTCCAACAACGATCTGACCAATGTTCCACTGATGACCCAATCTCTGCCACATTTAAG ACGACTGATGCTCTCTGGCAATCCCATTACCTCGCTGAATAACAACAGTTTCGATGGCGTGAACGAGGATCTTGAAATGCTGGATATATCCAACTTCCGGCTGCACTATTTCGAGTATGGCTGCCTGGATTCGTTGCCCCACCTGCGATCCCTGAAGCTCACTGCCTATTCGCACCTGGAGCACTTCAACATTCCCCATTTACTCCGGCATCACTATAATGTCCGTCAGCTGTGGATCGAAGCCCCACAGCCTTTCACCAGGATCGTGAAGAAGGGATCCGGACCCACCCAGGAGATGCAGACCCTCCAGCTCGGCAATCCCACCGATTTACAGCGCGAGATGGAGGGCCATCTGCCCTCCAAGCTGACCAACATTACCTTCAGTGGCCCACAATTCAGTAATCTGAACGAACGTATCCTTAGG GGCATGCGCTCTCCATATCTGTACATGCAATTGTTTAATACTTCTATGCAAGCATTACCTccgaacttttttaaatatatgggTCGGGTACGGAACATTTCTCTGGACATTCGCTATAATAACCACAACCTGAAGAAAATTCCCAACCCTAATACGGGAGCTGTACCATATCTGCCAAACAGTGTGTTCCTTACCGATTTGAAGATGTCACACACGGACCTTAACTGTGATTGCGATTTGGG GTGGGTGGAATTCTGGCAACGCAAGAGGCGCCAGTACATTTGCTCTTCGCAAACCTGGACCGACACTGTCTTTCGCACGTTTATGAATTCACCTTGCCAGGTGTATGGACGGCATAACTGCGACGATCATGACGATGACCTAAGGGAGACACGTTGTGAAAACAAAGGAGGCCAACAGCTAATGGAG GCCCTTAAATTCGATCTTGAGTGCGGATGGGATAATGCGAATTGCCGGGAGGCCGCCTTTGTGGTGGTGACGGTGTGTGTGGCCATGGTCTTCTGGATGTGA
- the LOC128261859 gene encoding probable 2-oxoglutarate dehydrogenase E1 component DHKTD1 homolog, mitochondrial: MLRYFAYSEAKIAKLPRPLTSRSYHSKKGVWGYKPIAQREFQVAEDVRASRNSQANVYRFVEAFRQHGHKLASVNPISIRRSQEELQELSPAFYGLQTQETVRIAGLLSGPQVAQNVAQLEQLLKDIYCGRTASAEFSYVEDIEEREWLAKNFESLDQQQLENSERCEIAELLIKSQAWDNFMALKFPTVKRYGGEGAESMLAFFWQLLRDSVQVNIEHVVLAMPHRGRTPLQAALLNMRPAKVFRKLSGASEFTEDVEAMSDVISHFHVSEQLEILGKKLNFSMVRNPSHLEAANPVAMGKTRSKQQTRGEGAFGTGSGQSQSFGQYVLNVILHGDAAFAGQGINQECLNMAYVPHFEVGGSLHLIVNNQVGFTTPGDRGRSTAYTSDLAKSIQAPVFHVNGDDPEALARITNLAFRYQREFRKDIFIDLNCFRRWGHNELDDPTFTNPLVYKIVHQRQSVPDLYAQQLAQEQVLPEARAKEMRDEYMKHLGEELALAPSYQPPPAYFEKQWKDLQLAPSNELTYWDTGLDYSLLHYIGLQSVTIPEDFNIHPHLLKTHVNARRKKLEKGVKIDWSTAEALAIGSLMYQGHNVRISGEDVGRGTFSHRHAMLVDQQNNEMFIPLNSMEGGNGGKLELAHSILSEEAVLGFEYGMAIDNPNNLIIWEAQFGDFANGAQIIIDTFIVSGETKWMEANALVMLLPHGYDGAASEHSSCRIERFLQLCDSKETSADGDSVNVHIVNPTTPAQYYHVLRRQLARNFRKPLVVVAPKTLLRLPAATSSHEDFQPGTLFHNVLGDTTAKPEQVRKVILCSGKHYYNLAEEREKRQAYDTAIVRLESLCPFPIQELRAQLAQYGNVQSFVWSQEEHRNMGAWTFVRPRFENLIGQQLHYCGRCEAPTPATGIGKVHKREVDEIVAAPFEL, encoded by the exons ATGCTGCGTTATTTTGCGTACTCGGAAGCGAAAATCGCGaaactgccacgcccactgacATCGCGAAGCTATCACAGCAAAAAGGGCGTTTGGGGCTATAAACCGATTGCCCAGCGCGAATTTCAAG TGGCCGAGGATGTGCGGGCTTCGAGAAATTCGCAGGCCAACGTCTATCGTTTTGTGGAGGCTTTTCGCCAGCACGGACACAAATTGGCATCCGTAAATCCCATCAGCATCAGGAGGAG CCAGGAGGAGCTGCAGGAATTAAGTCCCGCATTTTATGGACTGCAGACACAGGAGACGGTGCGCATCGCTGGCCTCTTAAGTGGTCCGCAGGTGGCCCAGAATGTCGCCCAGCTGGAGCAGCTGCTCAAGGACATTTACTGCGGCCGCACGGCCAGCGCTGAGTTCTCCTATGTCGAG GACATCGAGGAGCGCGAATGGCTGGCCAAGAACTTTGAATCGTTGgaccagcagcagctggaaaACAGCGAGCGTTGCGAAATCGCCGAGCTGTTAATTAAGTCGCAGGCCTGGGACAATTTCATGGCACTCAAATTTCCCACAGTGAAAAGATACGGAGGCGAGGGGGCGGAGTCCATGCTTGCCTTCTTCTGGCAGCTGCTCCGTGACAGCGTCCAAG TGAACATCGAGCACGTGGTCCTGGCGATGCCCCATCGAGGAAGGACTCCGCTGCAGGCGGCACTGCTCAACATGCGGCCGGCGAAAGTTTTCCGCAAACTCAGCGGCGCATCCGAATTCACGGAAGACGTCGAGGCCATGTCCGACGTCATAAGTCATTTCC ATGTTTCCGAGCAGCTGGAAATACTGGGCAAGAAGCTGAACTTCAGCATGGTGCGCAATCCCTCGCATTTGGAG gCTGCCAATCCTGTGGCCATGGGCAAAACACGTTCCAAGCAGCAAACTCGAGGTGAGGGAGCCTTTGGCACTGGTAGTGGCCAGAGCCAGTCCTTTGGCCAATACGTGCTAAATGTAATCCTCCATGGCGATGCGGCATTCGCCGGCCAGGGAATTAACCAGGAGTGCCTAAATATGGCCTATGTGCCGCACTTTGAGGTTGGCGGCAGTCTGCACTTGATTGTCAACAATCAGGTGGGCTTCACCACGCCCGGCGATCGAGGACGGTCCACCGCCTACACCTCCGATCTGGCCAAGTCCATTCAGGCCCCGGTGTTCCATGTGAATGGTGATGATCCCGAAGCCCTGGCCAGGATCACCAACCTGGCCTTCAGATATCAGAGGGAGTTCCGCAAGGACATCTTCATCGATCTGAATTGCTTCCGGAGGTGGGGCCACAACGAGTTGGATGACCCCACCTTCACCAATCCGTTGGTCTACAAGATTGTCCATCAGCGGCAGTCGGTGCCGGACTTGTATGCCCAGCAATTGGCCCAGGAGCAGGTTCTCCCCGAGGCCAGGGCCAAGGAAATGAGGGATGAGTACATGAAGCATCTGGGTGAGGAGTTGGCCCTGGCACCTAGTTACCAGCCGCCCCCCGCGTACTTTGAAAAGCAGTGGAAGGACCTGCAGTTGGCTCCTTCCAATGAGCTAACCTATTGGGACACTGGCTTGGATTACTCACTGCTGCATTACATTGGCCTGCAGAGCGTCACAATCCCAGAAGATTTT AACATACATCCTCACCTGCTGAAAACGCATGTCAACGCACGTCGGAAGAAGCTGGAGAAGGGAGTCAAGATCGACTGGTCCACGGCGGAGGCCTTGGCCATCGGCAGCCTGATGTACCAGGGCCACAATGTGAGGATCAGTGGCGAGGATGTGGGCAGGGGAACCTTCTCGCATCGGCATGCCATGCTGGTGGATCAGCAGAACAATGAGATGTTCATTCCTTTGAACAGCATGGAGGGCGGAAACGGCGGCAAACTAGAGCTGGCTCACAGCATTTTGTCGGAGGAGGCGGTCCTGGGATTCGAGTACGGCATGGCCATTGACAATCCCAACAATCTGATTATTTGGGAAGCGCAGTTCGGAGACTTCGCCAATGGAGCACAGATTATCATTGATACCTTTATTGTTTCGGGAGAGA CCAAATGGATGGAGGCGAATGCTTTGGTGATGCTTCTGCCCCACGGATACGATGGTGCTGCATCGGAGCACAGTTCCTGTCGCATCGAGCGTTTCCTACAGCTCTGTGACTCGAAGGAAACATCCGCCGATGGCGATTCCGTCAACGTGCACATTGTCAACCCCACCACCCCCGCCCAATACTATCACGTCCTGCGTCGCCAGCTGGCCAGGAACTTCCGCAAGCCACTGGTGGTGGTGGCCCCCAAAACACTGCTCCGCCTTCCTGCCGCCACATCCTCGCACGAGGACTTCCAGCCGGGCACGCTCTTCCACAATGTCCTGG GTGACACCACCGCGAAGCCGGAGCAGGTGCGCAAGGTCATCCTGTGCAGTGGCAAGCACTACTACAATCTGGCGGAGGAGCGGGAAAAACGGCAAGCCTATGACACGGCCATCGTGCGCCTGGAGTCCCTTTGTCCTTTCCCCATCCAGGAGCTACGGGCCCAGTTGGCCCAGTATGGCAACGTGCAAT CTTTCGTTTGGAGCCAGGAAGAGCATCGCAATATGGGCGCCTGGACTTTTGTGCGGCCACGTTTTGAAAACTTAATTGGTCAACAG CTCCACTACTGCGGTCGCTGTGAGGCACCAACTCCCGCCACCGGAATCGGAAAAGTGCATAAACGGGAAGTTGATGAGATTGTTGCTGCCCCATTTGAACTTTAG
- the LOC128261847 gene encoding chaoptin isoform X1: MGLEFFFKFGYAFLTITLMIMIWMSLARASMFAREMEETHYPPCTYNVMCTCSKSSTDLGIVHCKNVPFPALPRMVNQSKVFMLHMENTGLREIEPYFLQSTGMYRLKVSGNHLTEIPDDAFTGLERSLWELILPQNDLVEIPSKSLRHLQKLRHLDLGYNHITHIQHDSFRGLEDSLQTLILRENCISQLQSHSFTGLLILETLDLSGNNLFEIDPNVFVDGMPRLTRLLLTDNILSEIPYDALGPLKSLRTLDISHNVIWSLSGNETYEIKASTKLNLDNLHLEYNHIEVLPPNSFKYFDTVNRTFFDGNPIHTLREDAFKPARIREIYMRYCGLTNISPVAFDSLVNSLQILDLSGNNLTKLHHKLFNNFDVLRVISMRDNKIKIQKPTETFNAVHYTLLKLDLSGDRNDPTNLQTLRNMTRMRNMRSLAISRLGSSTVGPEDFKDFGVELEDLQITRASLSGIQSHAFKHVRGLKRLDFSENGISNIENDAFHEIGHSLISLKMSHGYSGSALPAEPLRHLTSLQELDFSNNHISSMSDTSFHFLKNLRLLELHDNRIEQVLKGTFQGDIHSKLEEISLRFNHLTSVSQHTFFDLEALRKLQLDDNKIDKIERRAFMNLDELEYLSLRGNKMNNLADESFQNLPKLEILDMAFNQLPNFNFDYFDQVGTLSNLNVNVSHNQIRQLMYNSSWSGRNEHGAMYHSNIKILDLSHNNISIIHPGYFRPAEISLTHLHLGYNSLMNTTRDVFGNMPHLQWLDLSYNWIHELDFDAFKNTRQLQLVYFGHNYLSDIPQDIFKPVQGLRIVDFSHNHLRGLPDNLFYNGGMEKLDVSHNMMLKIPSSSLSSLAALTLCELHLSNNFISTIHSMDLSNKFRSLRYLDISYNYLLRIDDAVFATMPKLAVLDLSHNRDLKVMDKSFMGLENSLIKLGLENVSLSTVPEIRLKYLREFRLGYNELPSIPQELAHNMSNLRMLDLSNNDLTNVPLMTQSLPHLRRLMLSGNPITSLNNNSFDGVNEDLEMLDISNFRLHYFEYGCLDSLPHLRSLKLTAYSHLEHFNIPHLLRHHYNVRQLWIEAPQPFTRIVKKGSGPTQEMQTLQLGNPTDLQREMEGHLPSKLTNITFSGPQFSNLNERILRGMRSPYLYMQLFNTSMQALPPNFFKYMGRVRNISLDIRYNNHNLKKIPNPNTGAVPYLPNSVFLTDLKMSHTDLNCDCDLGWVEFWQRKRRQYICSSQTWTDTVFRTFMNSPCQVYGRHNCDDHDDDLRETRCENKGGQQLMEALKFDLECGWDNANCREAAFVVVTVCVAMVFWM; the protein is encoded by the exons ATG GGCCTCGAATTCTTCTTTAAGTTCGGCTATGCCTTCTTGACAATAACCCTCATGATCATGATATGGATGTCGCTGGCCCGTGCCTCGATGTTCGCCCGTGAAATGGAGGAGACGCACTACCCGCCCTGCACCTACAACGTGATGTGCACCTGCTCGAAGTCCTCCACAGATTTGGGGATAGTGCACTGCAAGAACGTTCCGTTTCCGGCATTGCCTCGCATGGTAAACCAATCCAAG GTTTTCATGCTGCACATGGAGAACACTGGTCTGCGGGAGATTGAGCCGTACTTTCTGCAGTCCACTGGCATGTACCGACTGAAGGTATCGGGCAACCATCTCACCGAGATCCCGGATGACGCCTTTACCGGACTGGAGCGATCGCTGTGGGAGCTAATTCTGCCGCAGAACGACCTGGTGGAGATCCCCTCCAAGTCGCTGAGGCACCTGCAGAAGCTGCGCCATTTGGACTTGGGCTACAACCACATTACGCACATCCAGCATGACTCGTTCCGCGGACTGGAGGACTCGCTGCAGACGCTGATCCTGCGCGAGAACTGCATCTCGCAGCTGCAGTCGCACAGCTTCACCGGCCTCCTGATCCTGGAGACCCTCGATTTGAGTGGCAACAACCTCTTCGAGATTGACCCGAATGTGTTCGTCGATGGCATGCCCCGACTGACTCGCCTTTTGCTCACGGACAACATCCTCTCGGAGATCCCCTACGATGCCTTGGGTCCGCTGAAGAGCCTTCGCACCTTGGACATCTCCCACAATGTGATCTGGTCGCTCAGTGGCAACGAAACCTACGAAATCAAGGCCAGCACCAAGCTGAATCTGGACAATCTGCACTTGGAGTACAACCACATCGAGGTGCTGCCTCCAAATTCATTCAAATACTTCGATACCGTCAATCGCACCTTCTTCGATGGCAATCCCATACACACACTGAGG GAAGACGCCTTTAAGCCAGCTCGGATAAGGGAGATCTACATGCGTTATTGCGGTCTGACGAACATTTCACCGGTGGCCTTTGATAGCCTGGTCAACAGCCTGCAGATCCTGGACTTGTCAGGCAACAATCTCACCAAGCTGCATCACAAGCTCTTCAACAATTTCGATGTCTTGAG GGTCATAAGCATGCGGGACAACAAGATCAAGATCCAGAAGCCCACGGAAACCTTCAATGCCGTGCACTATACCCTTCTGAAACTGGACCTCAGTGGGGATCGGAATGACCCCACCAATCTGCAGACGCTGCGCAA TATGACCAGAATGCGGAACATGCGATCGCTGGCGATATCGCGGCTGGGCTCCTCCACCGTGGGACCCGAGGACTTCAAGGACTTTGGTGTTGAGCTGGAGGATCTGCAGATCACGCGGGCCAGTCTCTCCGGCATTCAATCACATGCCTTCAAGCATGTGCGAGGACTCAAGAGGCTGGACTTTAGCGAGAATGGTATATCCAACATTGAGAATGATGCCTTTCATGAG ATTGGCCACTCTCTGATCTCGCTGAAGATGTCCCACGGTTATTCGGGCAGTGCCTTGCCAGCCGAGCCCCTCAGACATCTGACTTCCCTGCAGGAGCTGGACTTTAGCAACAATCACATCAGCAGCATGAGTGATACCAGTTTCCATTTCCTCAAGAACTTAAGACTTCTCGAACTTCATGACAATCGAATCGAACAGGTCCTGAAGGGCACTTTTCAGGGGGATATCCACTCGAAGCTGGAGGAGATCTCATTGCGCTTCAACCATCTAACCTCCGTTTCCCAGCACACCTTCTTCGATTTGGAAGCTCTGCGAAAACTGCAACTGGATGACAATAAGATCGACAAGATCGAGCGAAGAGCCTTTATGAATCTCGATGAACTGGAGTATCTGAGCTTGAGGGGCAACAAGATGAACAACTTGGCGGACGAGTCCTTCCAGAACCTGCCGAAATTGGAAATCCTGGACATGGCCTTCAATCAGTTGCCCAACTTTAACTTTGATTACTTCGATCAAGTGGGAACGCTGTCCAATCTGAATGTGAATGTCAGCCACAATCAAATCAGACAACTGATGTACAATTCCTCGTGGAGTGGTCGAAATGAACATG GCGCCATGTACCACTCGAACATCAAGATATTGGATCTTTCCCACAACAATATATCCATTATTCATCCCGGATACTTCCGACCTGCTGAAATTTCACTGACACACTTGCATCTGGGTTACAATTCGTTAATG AACACAACTCGTGATGTTTTTGGAAACATGCCCCATTTGCAATGGCTGGATCTAAGCTACAATTGGATCCATGAGCTGGACTTTGATGCTTTTAAGAACACTAGACAGCTACAGTTGGTCTACTTTGGTCACAACTATCTGAGTGATATTCCGCAGGATATATTCAAACCTGTTCAGGGTTTGCGCATCGTTGACTTTTCGCACAATCACCTGAGGGGCCTGCCCGATAATCTTTTCTATAACGGAGGAATGGAAAA ATTGGACGTTTCGCACAACATGATGTTGAAGATCCCCTCCTCATCGTTGTCCAGTTTGGCTGCTCTGACGCTATGTGAATTGCACTTGTCCAACAACTTTATCTCAACCATTCACAGCATGGATTTGTCCAACAAGTTCAGA TCACTTCGCTACTTGGACATATCTTACAATTACTTGTTAAGGATCGATGATGCCGTATTTGCCACCATGCCCAAACTGGCTGTTTTGGATCTCTCCCACAATCGGGACCTCAAAGTGATGGACAAGTCTTTTATGGGTTTGGAAAACTCGCTGATCAAACTGGGTCTGGAAAATGTTTCATTGAGTACTGTGCCCGAAATTCGACTGAAGTATTTGCGTGAGTTCCGCTTGGGTTACAACGAACTGCCATCGATTCCACAGGAATTGGCACACAACATGAGTAATTTGAGGATGCTGGATCTGTCCAACAACGATCTGACCAATGTTCCACTGATGACCCAATCTCTGCCACATTTAAG ACGACTGATGCTCTCTGGCAATCCCATTACCTCGCTGAATAACAACAGTTTCGATGGCGTGAACGAGGATCTTGAAATGCTGGATATATCCAACTTCCGGCTGCACTATTTCGAGTATGGCTGCCTGGATTCGTTGCCCCACCTGCGATCCCTGAAGCTCACTGCCTATTCGCACCTGGAGCACTTCAACATTCCCCATTTACTCCGGCATCACTATAATGTCCGTCAGCTGTGGATCGAAGCCCCACAGCCTTTCACCAGGATCGTGAAGAAGGGATCCGGACCCACCCAGGAGATGCAGACCCTCCAGCTCGGCAATCCCACCGATTTACAGCGCGAGATGGAGGGCCATCTGCCCTCCAAGCTGACCAACATTACCTTCAGTGGCCCACAATTCAGTAATCTGAACGAACGTATCCTTAGG GGCATGCGCTCTCCATATCTGTACATGCAATTGTTTAATACTTCTATGCAAGCATTACCTccgaacttttttaaatatatgggTCGGGTACGGAACATTTCTCTGGACATTCGCTATAATAACCACAACCTGAAGAAAATTCCCAACCCTAATACGGGAGCTGTACCATATCTGCCAAACAGTGTGTTCCTTACCGATTTGAAGATGTCACACACGGACCTTAACTGTGATTGCGATTTGGG GTGGGTGGAATTCTGGCAACGCAAGAGGCGCCAGTACATTTGCTCTTCGCAAACCTGGACCGACACTGTCTTTCGCACGTTTATGAATTCACCTTGCCAGGTGTATGGACGGCATAACTGCGACGATCATGACGATGACCTAAGGGAGACACGTTGTGAAAACAAAGGAGGCCAACAGCTAATGGAG GCCCTTAAATTCGATCTTGAGTGCGGATGGGATAATGCGAATTGCCGGGAGGCCGCCTTTGTGGTGGTGACGGTGTGTGTGGCCATGGTCTTCTGGATGTGA